From Rutidosis leptorrhynchoides isolate AG116_Rl617_1_P2 chromosome 3, CSIRO_AGI_Rlap_v1, whole genome shotgun sequence, a single genomic window includes:
- the LOC139896270 gene encoding pectate lyase, whose amino-acid sequence MDTTFFLLVLLLSSLTCVFSSLSTKQTPHLVVNEVNQNINVSRRNLGYLSCGTGNPIDDCWRCDSNWDKNRQRLADCAIGFGKNAIGGRNGRLYVVTDPGNDDPVNPIPGTLRHAVIQDEPLWIIFKRDMVIQLKNELVMNSFKTIDGRGVNVHIGNGPCITIHYATNIIIHGIHIHDCTQAGNANIRNSPHHSGWWTQSDGDGISIFDSKHIWVDHCSLSNCHDGLIDAIHGSTAITISNNHMTHHDKVMLLGHSDSYTQDKDMQVTIAFNHFGEGLVQRMPRCRHGYFHVVNNDYTHWEMYAIGGSASPTIYSQGNRFLAPNTRFDKAVTKHENTPESEWKNWNWRSSGDLMLNGAYFVESGQGAAASYARASSLSGRPSSLVGVITRTAGALSCRKGSAC is encoded by the exons ATGGACACCACATTTTTCCTATTAGTCCTCTTGCTTTCTTCACTTACATGTGTTTTTTCTTCATTATCAACAAAACAAACCCCACATTTAGTTGTCAATGAAGTCAACCAAAATATCAATGTTTCAAGAAGAAACTTAGGTTATCTCTCTTGTGGGACCGGGAACCCAATCGACGACTGCTGGCGTTGCGATTCCAACTGGGACAAAAATCGTCAACGTCTAGCAGATTGTGCGATTGGGTTTGGGAAAAATGCTATAGGCGGACGAAATGGCCGCCTATATGTGGTCACGGATCCTGGAAACGATGATCCGGTGAACCCGATTCCTGGTACACTTAGACATGCAGTTATTCAAGATGAACCATTATGGATCATCTTTAAACGTGACATGGTTATTCAACTAAAAAATGAACTTGTTATGAATTCATTTAAAACTATTGATGGAAGAGGTGTGAATGTGCATATTGGTAATGGTCCATGCATTACCATACATTATGCTACTAACATTATTATTCATGGTATTCACATACATGATTGTACGCAAGCTGGTAATGCTAATATTAGAAACTCACCACATCATTCTGGTTGGTGGACACAATCTGATGGTGATGGCATATCTATATTTGATAGTAAACATATTTGGGTTGATCATTGTTCGTTGTCTAATTGTCATGATGGACTAATTGATGCTATACATGGATCTACAGCTATCACTATTTCTAACAATCACATGACTCATCATGATAAAGTCATGTTATTGGGACATAGTGATAGTTATACACAAGATAAAGATATGCAAGTTACCATTGCTTTCAACCATTTTGGTGAAGGTCTTGTTCAAAGAATGCCTAG ATGTAGACATGGGTATTTCCATGTGGTGAATAATGACTATACACATTGGGAGATGTATGCAATTGGAGGTAGTGCTTCCCCTACGATATATAGCCAGGGGAACAGATTTTTGGCACCTAATACAAGATTTGACAAAGCG GTGACAAAGCATGAGAATACTCCAGAAAGTGAATGGAAGAACTGGAATTGGAGATCATCCGGAGACTTGATGTTGAATGGCGCATACTTTGTGGAGTCGGGTCAAGGTGCAGCTGCTTCTTATGCAAGAGCATCGAGTTTAAGTGGTAGGCCATCGTCACTTGTGGGGGTGATTACTAGGACTGCGGGTGCACTCTCTTGCAGAAAAGGGTCTGCTTGCTGA